One genomic window of Thioclava sp. GXIMD4216 includes the following:
- a CDS encoding phage portal protein, whose translation MPAVTAAIRIISEAAASLDVAVKTVGEDGAETALAWHPSAAFVSGEANGWTSSYELIRDLVIDALSDDRGGLAFVNRSGDGRILEIIRPRAGVMQVTDRLSAYMATVPKRGLTVVCNQNGGPASYRSVADEMRDVKDAMKHPDAKTYVTHGLRKNATIELYLAGCDDEMVKAITGHSGVEMLKKYGGQERQKVLAMKAQEARNRAWTEQAQNTNVSKLVSKNQERKNSNDASH comes from the coding sequence GTGCCCGCTGTGACAGCGGCCATACGTATCATCTCGGAAGCGGCGGCAAGCCTCGACGTGGCGGTGAAGACCGTGGGCGAGGATGGCGCTGAAACGGCGCTGGCATGGCACCCTTCGGCGGCCTTTGTCTCGGGCGAGGCGAACGGCTGGACCTCGAGCTATGAGCTGATCCGCGATCTTGTCATCGACGCGCTGTCTGATGACCGTGGCGGGCTCGCCTTCGTCAACCGATCTGGCGACGGTCGTATCCTCGAAATCATCCGACCCCGCGCCGGCGTGATGCAGGTGACCGATAGGCTGAGCGCCTATATGGCCACGGTCCCGAAGCGCGGCCTGACAGTGGTATGCAATCAGAACGGCGGCCCTGCCTCCTATCGATCCGTCGCAGACGAGATGCGCGACGTGAAGGACGCGATGAAGCACCCCGACGCCAAGACCTATGTCACCCACGGCCTGCGCAAGAATGCGACGATCGAACTGTATCTGGCGGGATGTGATGACGAGATGGTCAAGGCCATCACCGGACACTCAGGCGTCGAGATGCTGAAAAAGTATGGCGGGCAAGAGCGTCAAAAGGTTCTCGCGATGAAAGCTCAAGAGGCGCGGAATCGAGCATGGACAGAACAGGCACAGAACACGAATGTTTCAAAGCTTGTTTCAAAAAATCAGGAGAGGAAGAACAGCAATGACGCAAGTCACTGA
- a CDS encoding tetratricopeptide repeat protein: MVSAQPAGAYLAARAATGDHDYQQATAYYGQLLQAGVVDMGVAESAMTAQIVLGNYDKAAAIAEQIAASDAQAADSQPVFLVRLANAVGEGKYDEAMKLVNGTENIGPLFTQLYRAWVYVGQGNMSDAFKAFDQVAKMPGLQGFADYHKALAMAQVGDFESAEKILSGGAADAIHATRRGVMAHVEVLSNLDRDADAVALLKDVFGESLDPQLAQLRKRLEAGETVPFDVANTAREGVGELYYSVGAALAGGDVSDTIPLVHARIAQWLNPKNVDATLLAASILDQQDQHDLAIATYDEVPADSTVYYAAELGKAETMMRADRADEAIKVVQGVAKDDPELPGVWVSLGDMLRREQRFAEAADAYQQALSRLQSPQPRDWFVYYAAGIADERSDKWDRAEGEFRKALELNPGQPSVLNYLGYSYVEKGENLDEALKMIRQAVKASPDSGYIIDSLGWALFRLGRYDEAVKEMEKAITLESVDPLVNDHLGDAYWAVGRKREAQFQWKRAIAFGPGEDVDMDRVKRKLEVGLDAVLKEEGAPPLKAQPVQ, from the coding sequence ATGGTTTCCGCGCAGCCCGCAGGGGCGTATCTGGCGGCGCGCGCTGCGACGGGCGATCATGATTACCAGCAGGCGACGGCTTATTACGGCCAGCTTCTTCAGGCAGGCGTCGTGGATATGGGCGTGGCGGAATCGGCCATGACGGCGCAGATCGTCCTTGGCAATTACGACAAGGCGGCGGCCATTGCCGAACAGATCGCCGCCAGCGACGCGCAGGCCGCCGATAGCCAGCCTGTCTTCCTTGTCCGTCTGGCCAATGCCGTGGGCGAGGGCAAATATGACGAAGCGATGAAGCTGGTCAACGGGACGGAAAATATCGGCCCGCTTTTCACGCAGCTTTACCGCGCATGGGTCTATGTCGGCCAAGGCAATATGAGCGATGCGTTCAAGGCCTTCGATCAGGTGGCCAAGATGCCGGGGCTGCAGGGCTTTGCCGATTATCACAAGGCACTTGCGATGGCGCAGGTTGGGGATTTCGAGAGTGCCGAGAAAATTCTCTCGGGCGGGGCGGCGGACGCGATCCATGCCACGCGGCGTGGTGTGATGGCCCATGTCGAAGTGCTGTCCAACCTTGATCGCGATGCCGATGCGGTCGCGCTTCTCAAGGACGTGTTCGGGGAGTCGCTCGATCCGCAGCTTGCACAGTTGCGCAAACGTCTGGAGGCAGGGGAAACCGTGCCCTTCGATGTGGCCAACACGGCGCGCGAAGGTGTGGGCGAGCTGTATTATTCGGTGGGGGCGGCGCTGGCGGGCGGAGATGTCTCCGATACGATTCCGCTTGTCCATGCCCGCATCGCCCAATGGCTCAATCCTAAAAATGTCGATGCAACCTTGTTGGCCGCTTCTATTCTGGATCAGCAAGACCAGCATGATCTTGCCATCGCGACCTATGATGAAGTGCCCGCCGATAGCACGGTCTATTATGCGGCAGAGCTGGGCAAGGCCGAGACCATGATGCGCGCGGATCGCGCCGATGAGGCGATCAAGGTCGTGCAGGGCGTGGCCAAGGACGATCCCGAATTGCCGGGCGTCTGGGTGTCTCTGGGGGACATGCTGCGCCGTGAACAGCGCTTTGCCGAGGCCGCCGATGCCTATCAGCAGGCGCTGTCGCGTCTGCAATCGCCGCAGCCGCGGGACTGGTTCGTGTATTATGCCGCCGGTATTGCCGATGAGCGGTCCGATAAATGGGATCGCGCCGAAGGAGAATTCCGCAAGGCACTGGAGCTGAACCCGGGCCAGCCTTCGGTGCTGAACTATCTTGGCTATTCCTATGTGGAAAAGGGCGAGAACCTTGACGAGGCGCTGAAGATGATCCGGCAGGCGGTCAAGGCATCGCCGGATTCGGGCTATATTATCGACAGTCTGGGCTGGGCGTTGTTCCGTCTGGGGCGCTATGACGAGGCGGTGAAAGAGATGGAGAAAGCGATCACGCTGGAATCCGTCGATCCGCTGGTCAATGACCATCTGGGCGATGCCTACTGGGCTGTGGGTCGCAAGCGCGAGGCGCAGTTCCAATGGAAGCGCGCGATTGCTTTCGGGCCGGGGGAAGATGTCGATATGGATCGCGTCAAGCGCAAGCTGGAGGTCGGCCTTGATGCCGTGCTGAAGGAAGAGGGCGCACCGCCGCTCAAGGCGCAGCCGGTTCAATGA
- a CDS encoding YdcH family protein, with amino-acid sequence MSLSSHITELRKKHQALSAEVERATRNPGFPGLEIAQMKKQKLQIKQEIARLEQA; translated from the coding sequence ATGTCGCTTAGTTCGCATATCACCGAACTCCGCAAGAAGCACCAGGCTCTGTCCGCCGAGGTTGAGCGCGCGACGCGAAATCCTGGCTTCCCTGGGCTCGAAATTGCCCAGATGAAGAAGCAGAAACTGCAGATCAAGCAGGAGATCGCGCGTCTCGAGCAGGCGTGA
- the dapF gene encoding diaminopimelate epimerase, producing the protein MKMHGLGNDFVVIDARDGVDPVTPALAEALADRHRGVGFDQLALIGPSQEADFHLKFYNSDGSLSGACGNASRCVSDWMMGQLGKDHVRFTTDRGQLEAKRAANGMVSVNMGAPILEARMIPFDGDPKATGIDGDPVAVGMGNPHCIFFVEDAEKVALESWGAEIEHHPSFPERTNVEFASVTGPDHLRMRVWERGAGVTLACGSGTCATAVAAHLRGLTGRRVTVDVDGGRLEIDWREDGVWMTGPTAFVFRAELTSDFLGAL; encoded by the coding sequence ATGAAAATGCATGGCCTTGGAAACGATTTCGTCGTGATTGACGCCCGTGACGGGGTCGATCCGGTGACACCTGCTTTGGCCGAGGCCTTGGCAGACCGGCACCGTGGTGTCGGTTTCGATCAGCTCGCTTTGATCGGCCCCTCGCAAGAGGCCGATTTCCATCTGAAATTCTACAATTCGGATGGCTCGCTTTCGGGGGCGTGTGGCAATGCCTCGCGCTGTGTCTCGGACTGGATGATGGGTCAGCTTGGCAAGGACCATGTGCGCTTCACCACCGATCGTGGCCAGCTTGAGGCGAAGCGCGCCGCGAATGGGATGGTCTCGGTCAATATGGGGGCGCCGATTCTGGAGGCGCGCATGATTCCCTTTGACGGCGATCCTAAGGCGACGGGAATCGATGGTGATCCGGTAGCCGTGGGCATGGGCAACCCGCATTGCATCTTCTTTGTCGAAGATGCCGAGAAGGTCGCGCTGGAAAGCTGGGGCGCCGAGATCGAGCATCACCCGTCCTTCCCCGAGCGCACCAATGTCGAGTTTGCCTCTGTCACGGGCCCCGATCATCTGCGCATGCGGGTGTGGGAGCGTGGCGCGGGCGTGACGCTGGCTTGTGGCTCTGGCACCTGTGCGACCGCCGTGGCGGCGCATCTGCGCGGCCTCACGGGGCGGCGGGTGACGGTGGATGTGGACGGCGGTCGGCTTGAGATCGACTGGCGCGAGGATGGCGTCTGGATGACCGGCCCCACGGCCTTTGTGTTCCGCGCGGAACTGACCTCTGATTTTCTGGGTGCCCTATGA
- a CDS encoding DUF2007 domain-containing protein produces the protein MKELLRTTNPVKLAFAKALLTGEGINSFEMDVHMSVLEGSIGILPRRLMVTDGDLARARRVLDDNEIGPE, from the coding sequence ATGAAAGAGCTTCTGCGCACGACAAATCCCGTGAAATTGGCCTTCGCCAAAGCCCTTCTTACCGGCGAGGGTATAAACAGCTTTGAAATGGACGTCCATATGAGCGTGCTCGAAGGCAGCATAGGGATTTTGCCGCGTCGTCTTATGGTCACGGACGGGGATCTGGCGCGGGCGCGGAGGGTGCTGGACGATAACGAGATCGGGCCGGAGTGA
- a CDS encoding methyltransferase, with protein sequence MFAAEDLTCDDFIGGALRIYQPRHGYRAAMDPVLLAAACGARAGESVLELGCGAGVASLCLGRRVEGVALHGLEVQPAYADLARRNAQANGLALTVHEGDLAQMPAALRQMSFDHVIANPPYFAPQNGTAARDAGRETAQREDTPLAEWVRQGLKRLKPSGHLVLIQNADRLDDILFALHGRAGAIRILPIAARQGRDAGRVIVSSRKGAKTPLRLLAPLVLHARAYHAGDAEDLSEVAQSILRFGQNLPI encoded by the coding sequence ATGTTTGCCGCCGAAGACCTGACCTGTGACGATTTTATCGGGGGCGCTTTGCGCATCTATCAGCCGCGCCACGGTTATCGTGCGGCGATGGACCCCGTGCTGCTGGCGGCGGCCTGCGGGGCGCGGGCGGGCGAAAGCGTGCTGGAACTGGGCTGCGGGGCAGGGGTGGCCAGCCTCTGTCTGGGGCGGCGGGTCGAGGGGGTGGCGCTGCACGGGCTGGAGGTGCAGCCCGCCTATGCCGATCTGGCGCGACGCAATGCGCAGGCCAACGGGCTGGCGCTGACGGTGCATGAGGGCGATCTGGCGCAGATGCCCGCTGCGCTGCGGCAGATGAGCTTTGACCATGTCATCGCCAACCCGCCCTATTTTGCGCCGCAGAACGGAACGGCGGCACGGGATGCGGGGCGCGAGACCGCGCAGCGCGAAGATACTCCTCTGGCGGAATGGGTGCGCCAAGGGTTGAAGCGGCTGAAGCCCTCGGGCCATTTGGTGCTGATCCAGAATGCCGACCGTCTGGATGATATCCTTTTTGCGCTGCACGGGCGGGCCGGAGCGATTCGGATTTTGCCGATTGCAGCGCGTCAGGGGCGCGATGCGGGGCGGGTGATTGTTAGCTCACGAAAAGGTGCAAAGACGCCGCTTCGCCTTCTGGCGCCCCTGGTTCTGCATGCACGCGCATATCACGCAGGGGATGCCGAGGACTTGAGCGAAGTTGCGCAGTCTATACTGCGTTTTGGGCAAAACTTGCCGATCTGA
- a CDS encoding bifunctional aconitate hydratase 2/2-methylisocitrate dehydratase, whose amino-acid sequence MSLYTDYLTEIETRKGEGLHPKPIDDGALVAELIEQIKDEGNAYREDSLKFFIYNTLPGTTSAAGVKAKFLKEIILGEAVVAEITPDFAFELLSHMKGGPSMEVLLDLALGEDAAIAAKAGEVLKTQVFLYDADMARLADAYKAGNTVAKDVLESYAKAEFFTKLPDVEDEVKLVTYIAAEGDISTDLLSPGNQAHSRSDRELHGKCMISEEAQKEIEALKAQHPDKRVMLIAEKGTMGVGSSRMSGVNNVALWTGKPTSPYVPFVNYAPVVAGTNGISPIFLTTVGVTGGIGLDLKNWVKKVDADGKPVLNEEGNPVLEQKYSVATGTVLKIDTKAKKLLSEDGQVLADVASAFTPSKVEFMKAGSSYAVVFGKKLQTFAAETLGVEAAPVFAPSKEVSIEGQGLTAVEKIFNANAVGVEKGKTLHAGSDVRVKVNIVGSQDTTGLMTAQELESMAATVISPTVDGAYQSGCHTASVWDKKAQANIPKLMSFMNNFGVVTARDPKGEYHAMTDVIHKVLNDITVSDWDIIVGGDSHTRMSKGVAFGADSGTVALALATGEATMPIPESVKVTFKGQMKDYMDFRDVVHATQAQMLQQFGDNVFQGRIIEVHIGTLLADQAFTFTDWTAEMKAKASICISNDDVLIGSLELAKSRIQVMIDKGMDNEAKTLQGLIDKADKRIAEIKSGEKPALKPDANAKYFAEVVVDLDLIDEPMIADPDVNNADVSRRYTHDTIRPVSYYGGDKKVDLGFVGSCMVHKGDMKIVAQMLKNLEKEAGKVEFKAPLVVAAPTYNIIDELKAEGDWDILQKYSGFEFDDLFPKSQARKEYENIMYLERPGCNLCMGNQEKAAKGDTVLATSTRLFQGRVVEDTAEKKGESLLASTPVVVLSAILGRTPSLDEYKKAVEGIDLTKFAPPLEKPADTKSVHF is encoded by the coding sequence ATGAGCTTGTACACAGACTACCTAACCGAGATCGAAACCCGTAAGGGCGAAGGCCTGCACCCCAAGCCCATCGATGATGGCGCGCTGGTGGCAGAGCTGATCGAGCAGATCAAAGACGAAGGCAACGCCTACCGCGAGGATTCGCTGAAGTTCTTCATCTACAACACCCTGCCGGGCACGACTTCGGCGGCGGGCGTGAAGGCGAAGTTCCTGAAGGAAATCATTCTGGGCGAGGCCGTCGTTGCCGAGATCACCCCCGATTTCGCGTTCGAACTGCTGTCGCATATGAAGGGCGGCCCGTCGATGGAAGTGCTGCTGGATCTCGCGCTTGGCGAGGATGCAGCGATTGCCGCCAAAGCGGGCGAAGTCCTGAAAACGCAGGTCTTCCTGTATGATGCCGATATGGCGCGTCTGGCCGATGCCTATAAGGCGGGCAATACCGTCGCCAAGGATGTGCTGGAAAGCTATGCCAAGGCCGAATTTTTCACCAAGCTTCCCGATGTGGAAGACGAGGTGAAACTGGTCACCTATATCGCCGCCGAAGGCGATATCTCGACCGACCTTCTGTCGCCGGGCAACCAGGCGCACTCGCGCTCGGACCGCGAGCTGCACGGCAAATGCATGATCTCGGAAGAGGCCCAGAAAGAAATCGAGGCGCTGAAAGCCCAGCACCCCGACAAGCGCGTCATGCTGATCGCGGAAAAAGGCACCATGGGTGTGGGCTCCTCGCGTATGTCGGGCGTCAATAACGTGGCGCTCTGGACCGGCAAGCCGACCTCGCCCTATGTTCCCTTCGTGAACTATGCGCCGGTTGTTGCGGGCACCAACGGCATCTCGCCGATCTTCCTGACCACCGTTGGCGTGACCGGCGGGATCGGTCTGGACCTGAAAAACTGGGTCAAGAAGGTCGATGCCGATGGCAAGCCGGTTCTGAATGAAGAAGGCAACCCCGTTCTGGAACAGAAGTATTCTGTCGCCACCGGCACCGTGCTGAAAATCGACACCAAAGCGAAGAAGCTGCTGAGCGAAGACGGTCAGGTTCTGGCGGATGTCGCCTCGGCCTTCACGCCGTCGAAGGTCGAATTCATGAAGGCAGGCAGCTCTTATGCTGTGGTCTTCGGGAAGAAACTGCAAACGTTCGCGGCGGAAACGCTGGGCGTTGAGGCAGCGCCGGTCTTCGCGCCTTCGAAAGAAGTCTCGATCGAGGGTCAGGGCCTGACGGCTGTGGAAAAAATCTTCAATGCCAATGCCGTGGGTGTGGAAAAGGGCAAGACCCTGCATGCCGGTTCGGACGTGCGCGTAAAGGTCAATATCGTCGGCTCGCAAGACACCACCGGCCTGATGACCGCGCAAGAGCTGGAATCCATGGCCGCGACCGTGATCTCGCCCACCGTGGATGGCGCCTATCAGTCGGGCTGCCACACCGCTTCGGTCTGGGACAAGAAAGCGCAAGCCAATATTCCGAAGCTCATGTCCTTCATGAACAACTTCGGCGTTGTCACCGCGCGTGACCCCAAAGGCGAATACCACGCCATGACCGACGTTATCCACAAGGTGCTGAACGACATCACCGTCAGCGACTGGGATATCATCGTCGGCGGCGACAGCCACACCCGTATGTCCAAAGGCGTGGCCTTCGGTGCGGACTCGGGCACCGTTGCTCTGGCACTGGCCACCGGTGAAGCCACCATGCCGATCCCTGAATCGGTCAAGGTGACCTTCAAGGGCCAGATGAAGGACTATATGGACTTCCGCGATGTGGTTCACGCGACCCAAGCGCAGATGCTCCAGCAATTCGGCGATAACGTCTTCCAAGGCCGCATCATCGAAGTGCATATCGGCACGCTGCTGGCGGACCAAGCCTTCACCTTCACCGACTGGACCGCAGAGATGAAGGCAAAAGCCTCGATCTGTATCTCGAATGATGACGTGCTGATCGGGTCGCTGGAACTGGCGAAATCGCGTATCCAGGTGATGATCGACAAGGGCATGGATAACGAAGCCAAGACCCTGCAAGGCCTGATCGACAAAGCCGACAAGCGGATCGCCGAGATCAAATCGGGCGAGAAGCCCGCGCTGAAACCCGATGCCAATGCGAAATATTTCGCAGAGGTCGTCGTGGATCTGGACCTGATCGACGAGCCGATGATCGCAGACCCCGATGTGAATAACGCCGATGTCTCGCGTCGCTACACCCATGACACCATCCGCCCCGTGTCTTACTACGGCGGCGACAAGAAGGTGGATCTGGGCTTTGTCGGCTCTTGCATGGTGCATAAAGGCGACATGAAGATCGTGGCCCAGATGCTGAAAAACCTCGAGAAAGAGGCCGGCAAGGTCGAATTCAAAGCGCCTCTGGTTGTGGCTGCGCCGACCTATAACATCATCGACGAGCTGAAAGCCGAAGGTGATTGGGACATCTTGCAGAAATACTCGGGCTTCGAGTTCGACGATCTCTTCCCGAAATCGCAGGCGCGCAAAGAGTACGAAAACATCATGTATCTCGAGCGTCCCGGCTGTAACCTCTGCATGGGCAACCAGGAGAAAGCTGCGAAAGGTGACACCGTTCTGGCGACCTCGACCCGCCTGTTCCAAGGCCGCGTTGTGGAAGATACCGCCGAGAAGAAAGGCGAGTCGCTGCTGGCCTCGACCCCCGTCGTGGTTCTGTCGGCCATCCTTGGCCGCACCCCGAGCCTTGACGAATACAAGAAAGCCGTCGAGGGCATCGACCTGACCAAATTCGCTCCGCCGCTGGAAAAGCCGGCTGATACGAAGTCGGTCCACTTCTAA
- a CDS encoding polyprenyl synthetase family protein: MSLDDKAVKPHDRLAQALAGDMEAVNTLIREKMASKHAPRIPEVTAHLVEAGGKRLRPMLTLAAARICGYNGPYHVHLAATVEFIHTATLLHDDVVDESAQRRGRPTANLLWDNKSSVLVGDYLFARAFQLMTEPDNMRVLGILSNASAVIAEGEVLQLTAAQDLSTTEDTYLQVIRGKTAALFSAATQVGGVLAEADETAEKALFDYGDALGIAFQMVDDLLDYGGVTDVIGKNTGDDFRERKLTLPVIKAVAAADQTERAFWSRVIEKGDQQDGDLEQAMALMAKHGTLAATRDAAILWADQARAALSALPAHPLRDMLDDLADYVVARVR; this comes from the coding sequence ATGAGCCTCGACGACAAGGCAGTAAAACCGCATGACCGGCTTGCGCAGGCTCTGGCCGGCGACATGGAGGCGGTGAACACCCTGATCCGCGAGAAAATGGCGTCGAAACATGCGCCGCGCATTCCGGAAGTCACCGCGCATCTGGTCGAGGCCGGCGGCAAGCGTCTGCGCCCGATGCTGACCTTGGCCGCCGCGCGCATCTGTGGCTATAACGGCCCCTATCACGTGCATCTGGCGGCGACCGTCGAATTTATCCACACCGCAACGCTGCTGCATGACGATGTGGTCGATGAAAGCGCGCAGCGCCGTGGCCGCCCGACCGCGAACCTGCTGTGGGACAATAAATCCAGCGTTCTGGTGGGCGATTACCTTTTCGCCCGCGCCTTCCAGCTGATGACCGAGCCCGACAATATGCGCGTGCTGGGCATCCTGTCGAACGCCTCTGCGGTGATTGCCGAAGGCGAGGTGCTCCAGCTGACCGCCGCGCAGGATCTCTCGACCACCGAGGATACCTATCTGCAAGTGATCCGCGGCAAGACGGCGGCGCTGTTTTCGGCAGCAACCCAAGTGGGCGGCGTTCTGGCCGAGGCTGACGAGACCGCCGAGAAGGCGCTGTTCGATTATGGCGATGCGTTGGGGATTGCCTTCCAGATGGTCGATGACCTGCTGGATTACGGCGGGGTGACCGATGTCATCGGCAAGAATACCGGCGATGATTTCCGCGAGCGCAAGCTGACCCTGCCCGTCATCAAAGCGGTGGCCGCCGCAGACCAGACCGAGCGCGCCTTCTGGAGCCGCGTCATCGAGAAGGGCGACCAGCAGGACGGCGATCTGGAACAGGCGATGGCGCTGATGGCGAAACATGGCACGCTGGCGGCGACCCGCGATGCGGCGATCCTCTGGGCGGATCAGGCGCGCGCGGCGCTGAGCGCCCTGCCCGCGCATCCGCTGCGCGATATGCTGGACGATCTGGCCGATTATGTGGTGGCCCGCGTGCGCTAA
- the mtaB gene encoding tRNA (N(6)-L-threonylcarbamoyladenosine(37)-C(2))-methylthiotransferase MtaB codes for MKPPVFATLGCRLNAYESEAMKELAAAAGVEGAVVVNTCAVTAEAVRKAKQEIRRLARENPDAPIIVTGCAAQTEPETFAGMAEVTKVIGNHEKMLPETWAQMRVPNLIGETEKVQVDDIMSVKETAGHLIDGFGRHRAYVQVQNGCDHRCTFCIIPYGRGNSRSVPAGVVVEQIKRLRDRGFNEVVLTGVDLTSWGADLPGEPRLGDLVMRILKLVPDLPRLRISSIDSIEADENLMLAIATEPRLMPHLHLSLQAGDDMVLKRMKRRHLRDDAIAFCEEARKLRPGIVFGADIIAGFPTETEEMFQNSLKLVDECGLTFLHVFPYSARKGTPAARMPAVNGKAIKDRARRLREAGDRALEAHLACQVGSDLVILTEGPQAGRTETFTEVHFDTDQPEGTILTAKIRGHDGKRLLV; via the coding sequence ATGAAACCGCCTGTCTTTGCCACGCTTGGTTGCCGTCTGAACGCTTATGAAAGCGAGGCGATGAAGGAACTCGCCGCCGCCGCTGGCGTCGAGGGGGCTGTTGTGGTGAATACCTGCGCGGTGACGGCAGAGGCCGTGCGCAAGGCCAAGCAGGAGATCCGCCGATTGGCCCGCGAGAACCCCGATGCGCCGATCATCGTGACCGGCTGCGCCGCGCAGACCGAACCCGAGACTTTTGCGGGCATGGCCGAGGTCACCAAGGTGATCGGCAACCACGAGAAGATGCTGCCCGAGACATGGGCACAGATGCGCGTCCCCAACCTGATTGGCGAGACCGAAAAGGTTCAGGTGGATGACATCATGTCGGTCAAAGAGACCGCAGGCCATCTGATTGACGGTTTTGGCCGCCACCGCGCCTATGTGCAGGTGCAGAACGGCTGTGACCACCGCTGCACCTTCTGCATCATCCCCTATGGCCGTGGCAATTCGCGCTCTGTTCCGGCGGGGGTGGTGGTCGAGCAGATCAAGCGTCTGCGCGACCGTGGTTTCAACGAGGTGGTGCTGACCGGCGTCGATCTGACCTCTTGGGGGGCGGATCTGCCGGGCGAGCCGCGCTTGGGGGATCTGGTGATGCGTATCCTCAAACTGGTGCCGGATCTGCCGCGCCTGCGGATTTCCTCGATAGATTCCATCGAGGCCGATGAAAACCTGATGCTGGCCATCGCGACCGAGCCGCGCCTGATGCCGCATCTGCACCTGTCGCTGCAGGCGGGCGATGACATGGTGCTCAAGCGGATGAAGCGGCGCCACCTGCGCGATGATGCCATCGCGTTCTGCGAAGAGGCGCGCAAGCTGCGGCCCGGGATCGTCTTTGGGGCCGATATCATTGCGGGTTTCCCGACCGAGACCGAAGAGATGTTCCAGAACTCGCTGAAACTGGTGGATGAGTGCGGGCTGACCTTCCTGCATGTCTTCCCCTATTCGGCGCGCAAGGGCACGCCTGCCGCGCGCATGCCTGCGGTGAATGGCAAGGCCATCAAGGACCGTGCCCGCCGTCTGCGTGAGGCCGGAGACCGCGCGCTTGAGGCGCATCTTGCATGTCAGGTCGGCTCCGATCTGGTGATCCTGACCGAAGGGCCGCAGGCAGGCCGCACCGAGACCTTCACCGAGGTGCATTTCGACACAGACCAGCCCGAAGGCACGATCCTGACGGCGAAAATCCGTGGTCACGACGGAAAACGCCTGCTGGTCTGA
- a CDS encoding 4-(cytidine 5'-diphospho)-2-C-methyl-D-erythritol kinase, whose product MSLSDIAPAKVNLSLAVTGRRADGYHTLESLVVFAGFGDRLTVEAHDSLDLQVDGPFAEGVPVDARNLVLKAAHLLQRETGTTQGARIRLTKTLPHGGGIGGGSSDAAVALRLLARLWDVPAIAPECAVALGADVPVCMQAPQPQIMRGIGEVLSAAPVLPECWLVLVNPRVETPTGAMFQALGRKAPAPSDVALTVPLGMGHAAFALWLAAYGNDFADVLTDPASAVYLPEITQILQALADQDGCLMQNLSGSGSTCWGVFATQQAAEAAARRLAQKNAGWWVQPAQMLS is encoded by the coding sequence ATGAGCCTCTCGGATATAGCGCCTGCAAAGGTCAACCTGTCGCTTGCGGTGACGGGGCGACGGGCAGATGGCTATCACACGCTTGAAAGCCTTGTGGTCTTTGCAGGCTTCGGGGACCGGCTGACGGTTGAGGCGCATGACAGCTTGGACTTGCAGGTCGATGGCCCCTTTGCCGAAGGGGTGCCGGTGGATGCGCGCAATCTGGTCCTGAAGGCCGCGCATCTGCTACAGCGCGAAACTGGCACGACGCAGGGCGCACGGATCCGGCTGACCAAGACCCTGCCGCATGGTGGCGGGATTGGCGGCGGCTCTTCGGATGCGGCGGTCGCCTTGCGTCTTCTGGCGCGGCTTTGGGATGTGCCCGCGATTGCCCCCGAATGCGCGGTTGCGCTTGGGGCCGATGTGCCGGTCTGTATGCAGGCACCTCAGCCGCAGATCATGCGGGGCATTGGCGAGGTGCTGAGCGCGGCTCCCGTACTGCCGGAATGTTGGCTTGTTCTGGTCAATCCGAGGGTCGAAACCCCCACAGGCGCGATGTTTCAGGCTTTGGGGCGCAAGGCCCCTGCACCGTCCGATGTGGCATTAACTGTGCCTTTGGGGATGGGGCACGCGGCATTCGCGCTTTGGCTTGCCGCATATGGCAATGACTTTGCCGATGTGCTGACCGATCCGGCGTCAGCCGTCTATCTGCCTGAAATTACCCAGATCCTGCAGGCGCTTGCTGATCAGGACGGATGTCTGATGCAAAATCTTTCCGGCTCGGGCAGCACCTGCTGGGGCGTCTTTGCCACGCAGCAGGCGGCAGAAGCTGCGGCGCGCCGACTGGCACAGAAAAACGCCGGCTGGTGGGTCCAACCGGCGCAGATGTTGTCCTGA